In Elaeis guineensis isolate ETL-2024a chromosome 1, EG11, whole genome shotgun sequence, a genomic segment contains:
- the LOC105039402 gene encoding (R)-mandelonitrile lyase-like, with product MFRPEAEYDYIVVGGGTAGCPLAATLSEGHRVLLLERGGAPQEFPSLMSQEGFLRTLVETDAPDSPAHAFTSEDGVPNARGRVLGGSSAINAGFYSRAHRGFFESSPALDWDMALVNESYEWVERAVTFRPVLRSWQSAVRDGLLEANVTPYNGFTVHHVAGTKIGASTFDSSGRRHSAADLLGFANPNNIRVALRASVERILLNSPLPGSRRRNQHAAIGVVYLDRFGRHHHAMTRPGGEVILCAGALGSPQLLLLSGVGPRAYLSSWGIPVALHHPNVGNYLYDNPRNGISIIPSVPLDHSLIQVVGIPESDAADSSFLEAASNVVPFFSPSRSVFLHDPASPLYVTVATLVEKVPGPSSVGSLRLASLDVRDNPLVRFNYFSSLEDLARCVAGVRRLGDVLGSRSMEEFRLAGWWGRREFRYVGPALPANRSDDAALAEFCRRTVATIWHYHGGCVVGKVIDGEYRVMGVGSLRVVDGSTFSVSPGTNPQATLMMMGRYMGRKMIEERRSRSRRRKASPLAPHA from the exons ATGTTCCGGCCAGAGGCCGAGTACGACTACATCGTTGTGGGCGGCGGCACCGCCGGGTGTCCCCTCGCTGCCACGCTCTCGGAGGGCCACCGCGTCCTCCTCCTCGAGCGCGGCGGCGCTCCCCAGGAGTTCCCTTCACTAATGAGCCAAGAAGGGTTCCTCCGGACCCTGGTGGAAACCGACGCCCCCGATTCCCCTGCTCACGCCTTCACCTCCGAGGACGGCGTCCCCAACGCCCGGGGCCGGGTCCTCGGCGGCAGCAGCGCCATCAACGCCGGCTTCTACAGCCGCGCCCACCGCGGCTTCTTCGAGAGCTCCCCCGCCCTCGACTGGGACATGGCGCTGGTGAACGAGTCCTACGAGTGGGTCGAGAGGGCGGTGACGTTCCGGCCGGTGCTCCGGAGCTGGCAGTCAGCCGTCCGCGACGGGCTTCTGGAGGCCAACGTCACGCCGTACAACGGCTTCACCGTCCACCACGTCGCCGGCACCAAGATCGGCGCCTCCACCTTCGACTCCTCCGGCCGCCGCCACAGCGCCGCCGATCTCCTTGGCTTCGCCAACCCTAACAATATCCGGGTGGCCCTCCGCGCCAGCGTCGAACGGATCTTGCTCAACTCCCCCCTCCCCG GCTCCCGGCGGCGGAACCAGCACGCGGCGATCGGAGTGGTGTACCTGGACCGTTTCGGAAGACACCATCACGCGATGACGCGGCCCGGGGGGGAGGTGATCCTGTGCGCTGGGGCGCTGGGAAGCCCCCAGCTGCTGCTGCTAAGCGGGGTGGGCCCTCGGGCCTACCTCTCCTCGTGGGGAATCCCCGTGGCCCTCCACCACCCCAACGTGGGCAACTACCTCTACGACAATCCTCGCAACGGCATCTCTATCATCCCCTCCGTCCCGCTCGACCACTCCCTTATCCAGGTCGTGGGCATCCCCGAGTCCGACGCCGCGGACAGCTCTTTCCTGGAGGCTGCCTCCAACGTCGTCCCTTTCTTCTCCCCCTCCCGCTCGGTCTTCCTCCATGACCCGGCCTCCCCACTCTACGTCACAGTCGCCACACTCGTGGAGAAGGTCCCGGGGCCCTCCTCCGTGGGGTCCCTCCGCCTCGCCTCCCTCGACGTGCGGGACAACCCCCTCGTCCGCTTCAATTACTTCTCCAGCCTGGAGGACCTGGCCCGGTGCGTGGCTGGGGTGCGGAGGCTCGGGGACGTTCTGGGGTCCCGCTCCATGGAGGAATTCCGCCTGGCGGGATGGTGGGGGAGGCGGGAGTTCAGGTACGTGGGCCCTGCCCTGCCGGCGAACCGCTCCGACGATGCGGCGCTGGCCGAGTTCTGCCGGCGGACGGTGGCCACGATTTGGCACTACCACGGGGGTTGCGTCGTGGGGAAGGTGATTGACGGGGAGTACCGGGTGATGGGGGTCGGTTCCCTCCGGGTGGTGGACGGCTCCACCTTCTCCGTCTCCCCCGGTACCAACCCCCAGGCCACCCTCATGATGATGGGCCG GTACATGGGGCGCAAGATGATCGAAGAGAGGAGaagtaggagcaggaggaggaaaGCATCACCGTTGGCGCCTCATGCCTGA